Proteins encoded together in one Thermococcus barophilus MP window:
- a CDS encoding HAD family hydrolase: protein MIVAFDFDGTLVDSYSVIEEAFKRALEKHFRWLPFKEFWAKVLTKIEEYLERPRFGKHGGKIKQPFIFKFKFFRTWFEERAKLTKELDNAKELLKKLKEEGHIVISFSAEDFIDGMKEYRLKVSGFYDLFDDVIIFGRDITLCEAFSLVREKYGDEIFVWVDDKPWRFIGRGDENTEYVWYYFPPTAKYVKEEILAQIPHLHVIRDLWSLFDVIERIKQERKLK from the coding sequence GTGATAGTTGCGTTTGACTTTGATGGCACCTTAGTTGACAGCTATTCGGTAATTGAAGAAGCATTTAAAAGAGCTTTAGAAAAACACTTTCGCTGGCTTCCATTTAAAGAATTCTGGGCTAAAGTCCTGACAAAAATTGAGGAATACCTTGAAAGACCTCGCTTTGGAAAACATGGTGGGAAAATAAAACAGCCGTTTATCTTCAAGTTTAAGTTTTTCAGAACGTGGTTTGAGGAGAGGGCAAAGCTAACAAAAGAACTTGACAACGCAAAGGAACTTTTGAAAAAGCTGAAGGAAGAAGGACACATAGTGATATCATTCTCAGCCGAAGACTTCATAGACGGCATGAAAGAATACCGCTTAAAAGTTAGCGGATTTTATGATCTTTTCGATGATGTTATAATCTTCGGAAGAGACATTACTCTCTGTGAAGCATTTTCACTGGTTAGGGAAAAATATGGAGATGAAATTTTTGTATGGGTGGACGACAAACCTTGGCGCTTTATAGGCAGAGGAGACGAGAACACAGAGTATGTGTGGTATTATTTTCCACCAACAGCAAAATACGTAAAGGAGGAAATCTTAGCTCAAATCCCCCATTTGCATGTAATTAGAGACTTATGGAGCTTATTTGATGTAATTGAAAGGATTAAGCAGGAAAGGAAGTTAAAATGA
- a CDS encoding PrsW family intramembrane metalloprotease, whose translation MDVLSTIIFFAYAPALALLWYFYHEDKFEPEPKRYVIGTFILGGTLSVIVAFIIESILTPGKVNFGYTIFPATAFYLALTAGIVEEPAKALAIRWPYKAGQMDGIMDGVVYGVAAGLGFAATENLLYGLGYGVGTTITRAFLTPIAHATWSAIVGVGYGLKAEGKIHSVTNYFALVILLHFIWDYYAFLAIAVPSYYILVIMLLFLNLALIRYFIMLGQKEDLEKQWWYWFVGGRRYGGT comes from the coding sequence ATGGATGTGCTGAGCACAATAATCTTTTTTGCCTATGCACCTGCATTGGCGTTGTTATGGTACTTCTATCATGAGGATAAATTTGAACCGGAACCAAAGAGATACGTGATAGGGACATTCATACTCGGAGGCACACTTTCAGTTATAGTTGCTTTCATAATTGAGAGTATTTTGACTCCAGGAAAGGTAAATTTTGGCTACACTATCTTCCCAGCTACAGCATTCTATCTGGCTCTGACTGCAGGTATTGTAGAAGAACCTGCAAAAGCTCTTGCAATCAGATGGCCCTACAAAGCAGGTCAGATGGATGGTATAATGGACGGTGTTGTTTACGGTGTTGCTGCGGGATTGGGCTTTGCAGCTACCGAGAATTTATTATACGGTCTCGGTTATGGAGTTGGAACTACTATAACAAGGGCATTCTTAACGCCAATCGCTCACGCAACATGGAGTGCCATAGTTGGCGTTGGATATGGGCTTAAAGCAGAGGGCAAAATTCACAGCGTAACCAACTATTTTGCACTGGTAATTTTACTGCATTTCATCTGGGATTACTATGCGTTCCTTGCAATAGCGGTTCCATCATATTACATACTTGTTATAATGTTGCTCTTCCTGAACTTGGCGCTAATTAGATACTTTATAATGCTTGGACAGAAGGAAGACTTAGAAAAGCAGTGGTGGTACTGGTTTGTGGGAGGAAGGAGATATGGAGGGACTTGA
- a CDS encoding metallophosphoesterase: MRPQPLPNKALKIGNNIIIADLHLGYEESLAREGAYLPKAFHEMISSLKTMLQKEKPKRLIINGDLKHSFIPFRREKLELKAFFEEISPLVNEIVVVKGNHDVGIVWIKELGVEAVDELEISGWKIVHGHKIVEGNKFIIGHEHPAIRLRDEVGALIKAPIFLLSEELIVLPAFTPWAYGNDILREIVSPFLLKFNIEDAEVVVPIEDELLNFSTMKQLREVLRKI; this comes from the coding sequence ATGAGACCCCAGCCTCTCCCAAATAAGGCATTGAAAATTGGAAACAACATCATTATCGCCGATTTACATTTAGGGTATGAAGAAAGCTTAGCCAGAGAAGGGGCATACTTGCCAAAAGCATTCCATGAAATGATAAGCTCCTTAAAAACCATGCTTCAAAAAGAGAAACCAAAAAGGCTAATTATAAACGGTGATTTAAAGCACTCCTTCATCCCATTTAGGAGGGAGAAGCTCGAATTAAAAGCGTTTTTTGAGGAAATTTCTCCGCTCGTAAACGAGATTGTTGTCGTCAAGGGCAATCATGATGTCGGAATAGTGTGGATTAAGGAATTGGGAGTTGAAGCTGTTGATGAGCTTGAAATCAGCGGATGGAAAATAGTTCATGGGCATAAGATTGTTGAGGGAAACAAGTTCATAATAGGACATGAACATCCCGCAATCAGGCTTAGGGATGAAGTTGGAGCATTGATTAAAGCTCCTATCTTCTTGCTGAGTGAGGAACTCATTGTTCTGCCCGCTTTTACGCCTTGGGCATATGGAAATGACATTCTAAGGGAGATTGTTTCCCCATTCCTTCTGAAGTTCAACATCGAGGATGCAGAAGTTGTTGTGCCAATTGAAGATGAACTCTTAAACTTCAGTACTATGAAGCAGCTTAGAGAAGTTCTCAGGAAAATTTAA
- the gcvPB gene encoding aminomethyl-transferring glycine dehydrogenase subunit GcvPB, which produces MYRQAKWDEPLIFELSKPGRIGFSLPEPIEDVEVDIPEKLKRKKLELPELSEPEVVRHYTRLSEMNYGVDSGMYPLGSCTMKYNPKINEEIAGHPKVAFIHPYQDERTVQGALQIMWELEQWLKEITGMDRFTLQPAAGANGEFTGVMIIRAYHLDRGETQRNEIIVPDSAHGTNPASAAMAGFKVIEIPSNEQGMVDLEALENAVSERTAGLMLTNPNTLGIFEEDILEIAKIVHKAGGLLYYDGANLNGILGKVRPGDMGFDVIHVNLHKTFSTPHGGGGPGAGPVGVKDFLKDYLPVPVVEYDEENNRYYLNYDLPKSIGKVKEFYGNFAVLVRALTYLKIMGKNGLKAVSEIAVLNANYLTQKLKGTRGYALPHKELRKHEVVFSAEPMKKETGVKALDVAKRLLDHGLHAPTIYFPLIVHEALMIEPTETVTKEDLDYYVEVLKKISEEAYSNPEVVKSAPHNTAVRRVDDVLAAKRPVITWRMYKQLKEKGEIDI; this is translated from the coding sequence ATGTACAGACAAGCTAAATGGGACGAACCTTTAATATTTGAACTCTCAAAGCCTGGAAGAATTGGCTTTTCACTTCCAGAACCAATTGAGGATGTTGAAGTTGACATTCCTGAAAAGCTCAAGAGAAAGAAGCTTGAGCTGCCAGAGTTGAGTGAGCCTGAGGTTGTTAGACACTACACAAGACTGAGCGAGATGAACTATGGTGTTGACAGTGGAATGTATCCTCTTGGCTCTTGTACAATGAAATACAATCCTAAGATAAATGAGGAAATTGCTGGGCATCCAAAGGTTGCATTTATACACCCATATCAGGATGAAAGAACAGTCCAAGGTGCTTTGCAAATAATGTGGGAGCTTGAACAGTGGCTTAAGGAAATCACAGGTATGGATCGCTTTACGCTACAGCCAGCCGCTGGAGCCAACGGTGAGTTTACCGGAGTTATGATCATCAGAGCTTACCATCTCGACCGCGGTGAGACACAGAGGAACGAAATAATTGTTCCGGACTCAGCTCATGGAACAAATCCGGCATCAGCGGCAATGGCTGGCTTTAAAGTCATTGAAATTCCGTCGAACGAGCAGGGAATGGTCGATTTAGAGGCTTTGGAGAATGCCGTGAGTGAGAGGACAGCCGGATTGATGCTCACAAATCCAAACACTCTGGGAATTTTTGAGGAGGATATCTTGGAGATCGCAAAGATAGTTCACAAAGCTGGAGGACTGCTCTACTATGATGGAGCAAACTTAAACGGCATTCTCGGAAAGGTTAGACCTGGAGACATGGGCTTTGATGTTATTCACGTCAATTTGCACAAAACCTTCTCAACCCCTCACGGTGGCGGCGGACCAGGGGCTGGACCTGTTGGTGTTAAAGACTTCCTGAAGGACTATCTCCCGGTGCCGGTTGTTGAATACGACGAAGAGAACAACCGCTATTACCTTAACTACGACTTGCCGAAGAGCATTGGAAAGGTGAAGGAGTTTTACGGTAACTTTGCCGTTCTGGTTAGGGCATTGACGTATCTCAAGATAATGGGCAAGAACGGGCTTAAGGCTGTAAGCGAGATCGCTGTGCTAAATGCCAACTATCTAACGCAGAAGCTCAAGGGAACAAGAGGCTACGCACTGCCTCACAAGGAGCTTAGAAAGCACGAAGTAGTCTTTAGCGCGGAGCCCATGAAGAAAGAGACTGGAGTCAAAGCCCTTGATGTGGCCAAGAGATTGCTTGATCACGGCTTACACGCGCCGACAATTTACTTCCCACTGATTGTGCATGAAGCTTTGATGATTGAGCCCACTGAAACGGTAACCAAGGAAGACCTTGACTATTACGTTGAAGTTCTCAAGAAGATCAGCGAAGAAGCTTATAGCAATCCCGAAGTAGTTAAGAGCGCTCCGCACAATACAGCGGTTAGAAGGGTTGACGATGTTTTGGCAGCAAAGAGGCCTGTCATAACTTGGAGAATGTACAAGCAGCTTAAAGAGAAGGGAGAGATTGACATTTGA
- a CDS encoding NAD(P)/FAD-dependent oxidoreductase translates to MKTKVAIIGAGIVGASIARVLSKYENLEVHLIEKEADVGWGVSKANTALIHGGYDDDPDKYPMRAKLCIKGNRLWHQWVKELEIPHIWNGALIVALKDEDFDELERLLERGQRNGVPEMRIIDREELFHLEPNVNPNALGALYVPIVGQIGPIPAVIAIVENAVANGVKVHLETEVRRIKVENGEVRGVETNNGFIEADIVINAAGLYADEISKMAGIDYFEIHPRKGEYWIFDEGIPGPNHVLFPTPTPISKGVVVTTEISGHLMIGPNAQDLPKDYKEDTSTTREGLEEVWQKAQEIWPNLPPRWKVIRTFAGLRPEPTGGDFIIKAEEEVQGFINVAGIRSPGLTSAPAIGYEVRDIIERDLGIRLKEKEKWNPYRREITHFFMLQPNQINELVKKNPAYGRIVCRCNKVSEGDVLEAIDRMKFIGVKTPSVDSVKFRTKATTGTCQGSFCKVVIVNLLAKEYGIPPWKVTLKGKGSEIGIGDVKVLLRGEAQ, encoded by the coding sequence ATGAAGACAAAAGTTGCTATTATCGGTGCGGGGATTGTTGGTGCGAGCATTGCCAGAGTTCTCAGCAAGTATGAGAACCTTGAAGTTCATCTCATTGAGAAGGAAGCTGATGTTGGTTGGGGAGTCAGCAAGGCGAATACAGCTTTAATCCATGGAGGTTACGACGATGACCCAGACAAATACCCAATGAGGGCAAAGCTGTGCATAAAGGGAAATCGCTTATGGCACCAATGGGTTAAGGAGCTTGAGATTCCCCACATATGGAATGGGGCATTGATTGTTGCCCTTAAAGATGAAGACTTTGATGAGCTTGAGCGGTTGTTAGAGAGAGGACAGAGAAATGGCGTTCCAGAAATGAGGATAATTGATAGAGAGGAACTGTTTCATCTCGAACCCAATGTGAATCCAAACGCCTTGGGCGCTCTTTATGTTCCAATAGTTGGTCAGATAGGGCCAATACCAGCTGTAATTGCAATTGTTGAGAATGCTGTTGCTAACGGGGTAAAGGTTCACTTAGAGACAGAAGTTAGAAGGATAAAAGTAGAGAATGGGGAAGTTAGAGGTGTTGAGACAAACAATGGCTTCATTGAAGCTGATATTGTAATAAATGCTGCTGGTCTCTATGCCGATGAAATATCAAAGATGGCTGGAATTGATTACTTCGAAATTCACCCGAGAAAAGGTGAATACTGGATTTTTGATGAAGGAATTCCAGGTCCAAATCATGTTCTCTTTCCAACACCGACTCCAATAAGCAAAGGTGTTGTTGTCACAACTGAAATTTCTGGTCATCTAATGATTGGGCCAAACGCTCAAGACCTGCCTAAGGACTACAAGGAGGACACAAGCACAACGAGGGAGGGTCTTGAGGAAGTTTGGCAAAAAGCTCAGGAAATCTGGCCGAATTTACCTCCGAGATGGAAGGTCATCAGGACTTTTGCTGGGTTGAGACCAGAACCTACTGGAGGAGACTTTATAATTAAGGCTGAGGAAGAGGTTCAAGGCTTCATAAATGTTGCTGGAATCAGGTCGCCTGGCTTAACTTCAGCTCCAGCAATAGGATACGAGGTTAGGGACATCATTGAGAGGGATCTGGGGATCAGGCTTAAGGAAAAGGAGAAGTGGAATCCATATCGCAGAGAAATCACTCACTTCTTCATGCTTCAGCCTAATCAAATCAATGAACTCGTAAAGAAGAACCCAGCTTATGGCAGAATTGTCTGCCGCTGTAACAAAGTTAGCGAAGGGGATGTTTTAGAGGCAATTGATAGGATGAAGTTCATTGGGGTTAAAACGCCAAGTGTTGATTCGGTTAAGTTCAGAACAAAAGCCACAACAGGAACTTGTCAAGGCTCATTCTGTAAGGTGGTGATAGTCAATTTGCTTGCTAAAGAATACGGTATTCCTCCGTGGAAGGTTACCCTCAAGGGCAAAGGCAGTGAGATTGGTATTGGGGATGTTAAAGTCCTCCTTAGGGGTGAGGCACAATGA
- the glpK gene encoding glycerol kinase GlpK — MGKFILSLDEGTTSARAIIFDRESSILGVGQYEFPQYYPKPGWVEHNPEEIWDAQLRAIKTALKNAKITPEQIAAIGVTNQRETTIIWDKNGKPVYNAIVWQCRRTAEMIEDIKRNYGEMIREKTGLVPDAYFSASKIKWLLDNVPGLREKAQKGEVMFGTVDTFLIYKLTGKHVTDYSNASRTMLFNIKKLEWDEELLEIFGIPDAILPEVKESSEIYGYTKKELFGVEIPVSGDAGDQQAALFGQACFDEGMVKATYGTGNFILVNTGDKIKYSQNLLTTIAWGLNGNISYALEGSVFITGAAVQWLRDGLKIINSAAETEELASKLASNDGVYFVPAFVGLGAPYWDQFARGLIIGITRGTTREHFARATLEAIAYLTKDVIGEMEKEVPIKELRVDGGATKNNFLMQFQADILGKTVIRPVVQETTALGAAYLAGLAVGYWESLEEIGELWKVEKVFEPKMNEKEREKLYRGWKEAVKRALGWARILGV; from the coding sequence ATGGGCAAGTTTATACTTTCTCTTGATGAAGGAACTACGAGTGCAAGGGCGATAATCTTCGACAGGGAAAGTAGCATCTTGGGGGTTGGACAGTATGAGTTTCCTCAGTATTACCCAAAGCCCGGCTGGGTTGAACATAATCCTGAAGAAATCTGGGATGCTCAGCTTAGGGCCATAAAAACAGCCTTAAAAAATGCCAAAATTACTCCAGAGCAGATAGCGGCAATTGGAGTAACAAATCAGAGGGAAACAACGATAATCTGGGACAAAAATGGAAAGCCCGTTTACAACGCTATTGTCTGGCAGTGCAGAAGAACCGCGGAGATGATTGAAGACATTAAGAGAAATTATGGAGAGATGATAAGGGAAAAAACCGGTTTAGTTCCAGATGCATACTTCTCAGCATCAAAGATAAAGTGGCTCCTTGACAACGTTCCGGGTTTAAGAGAAAAAGCTCAGAAAGGAGAAGTGATGTTTGGAACAGTTGACACTTTCTTGATTTACAAGCTTACAGGGAAGCATGTTACTGACTATTCAAATGCCTCAAGAACTATGCTCTTCAACATCAAGAAGCTTGAGTGGGATGAGGAGCTTTTGGAAATCTTCGGAATTCCAGATGCAATTCTGCCCGAGGTTAAGGAATCAAGTGAGATTTATGGTTATACTAAAAAAGAGCTGTTTGGTGTTGAGATTCCAGTAAGCGGAGATGCTGGGGATCAGCAGGCAGCTCTTTTCGGTCAGGCATGTTTTGATGAAGGGATGGTGAAAGCAACATATGGCACTGGGAACTTCATACTCGTAAATACGGGAGACAAAATAAAGTATTCCCAAAACCTTCTCACGACCATAGCTTGGGGATTGAATGGGAACATCAGCTATGCCCTTGAGGGAAGCGTTTTTATAACCGGCGCAGCTGTCCAGTGGCTTAGGGATGGGTTAAAAATTATCAATAGTGCAGCTGAAACTGAGGAACTTGCATCAAAGTTAGCATCAAATGATGGAGTTTACTTTGTGCCAGCCTTTGTCGGTCTCGGTGCTCCTTACTGGGATCAGTTTGCAAGGGGTTTGATAATTGGTATAACAAGAGGCACTACAAGGGAGCACTTTGCGAGGGCTACGCTTGAGGCGATAGCGTATCTCACGAAAGATGTGATAGGTGAGATGGAGAAGGAAGTTCCAATCAAAGAGCTTAGGGTTGATGGGGGAGCAACCAAGAACAACTTCCTCATGCAGTTCCAAGCTGATATCTTGGGAAAGACAGTCATAAGACCTGTTGTTCAAGAGACAACCGCTTTGGGAGCTGCATATCTGGCTGGTTTGGCGGTGGGTTACTGGGAAAGCTTAGAGGAAATTGGGGAACTTTGGAAAGTTGAAAAAGTGTTTGAGCCGAAGATGAATGAGAAAGAGAGGGAAAAGCTCTATAGAGGCTGGAAAGAAGCCGTAAAGAGAGCCTTAGGGTGGGCGAGGATTCTGGGAGTCTAA
- the gcvPA gene encoding aminomethyl-transferring glycine dehydrogenase subunit GcvPA — protein MGKQYLPNLAHKEEMLKEIGFDSIDELFSDVPREVMHEFNLPEGKSEYEVFLEMNQVLNKNKTVLEMPSFLGAGTYFHYVPAHVKYLIERSEFLTAYTPYQAEISQGMLQALFEYQSLIAELVGLEIVNASMYDWGTALGEAALMAARVTKKNKFVVPKHMSPERKKVLETYVAGAGMEIVYVDWNEKGQIDLEKLKENVENAAGVYIEMPNFFGLIEENIVEVGEIAHDSRALFVVGVDPTILGIVEAPGELGADVVIGEAAFFGNPMNFGGPRAGIFATRNDRKLIRQMPGRIIGMTKDADGKRAFVMTLQTREQHIRRAKATSNICSNEALVAVAAAIHLASLGPQGLRKLGEIILKNTAYFKKRISEVAELPFDGINFKDVLVQFEVPYDVIHERLLEKNIHGGYYVKPHFPELGESALFAVTETTRKEWIEKLIVALKEIIAEAEL, from the coding sequence ATGGGAAAGCAGTATCTCCCTAATCTGGCACATAAAGAGGAAATGCTTAAGGAGATTGGATTTGACAGTATTGATGAGCTTTTCTCGGATGTTCCAAGAGAAGTAATGCATGAGTTCAATCTTCCAGAAGGGAAGAGCGAATACGAAGTGTTTTTAGAGATGAATCAAGTTCTCAACAAGAACAAGACGGTCCTGGAAATGCCATCGTTTTTAGGGGCTGGGACATATTTCCACTATGTTCCAGCACACGTTAAGTACCTCATAGAGAGGAGTGAATTTCTGACAGCTTATACACCCTATCAGGCAGAGATCAGTCAGGGAATGCTCCAGGCACTCTTTGAGTACCAAAGCTTGATAGCAGAGCTTGTAGGTTTGGAGATTGTAAATGCCTCGATGTACGACTGGGGAACTGCCTTAGGTGAAGCAGCATTAATGGCGGCAAGGGTTACCAAAAAGAATAAGTTCGTAGTTCCAAAACACATGAGCCCGGAGAGAAAGAAAGTCCTTGAGACATATGTCGCTGGGGCTGGGATGGAGATAGTTTATGTGGACTGGAACGAGAAGGGGCAGATTGACTTAGAGAAGCTCAAAGAGAATGTTGAAAATGCCGCAGGAGTTTATATTGAGATGCCAAACTTTTTCGGACTAATTGAAGAGAACATCGTTGAGGTTGGTGAAATTGCTCATGACAGCAGAGCTCTATTTGTCGTTGGAGTTGATCCAACAATTCTTGGGATAGTTGAAGCTCCCGGCGAATTGGGTGCGGATGTTGTGATTGGTGAGGCAGCTTTCTTTGGAAACCCAATGAATTTCGGCGGCCCAAGGGCAGGAATTTTTGCGACAAGGAATGATAGGAAGCTTATCAGGCAGATGCCAGGAAGGATCATAGGAATGACAAAAGATGCCGATGGAAAGAGGGCCTTCGTAATGACACTCCAGACAAGAGAGCAGCACATTAGGAGAGCAAAGGCAACATCGAACATCTGTTCAAATGAAGCCCTTGTGGCAGTTGCAGCAGCGATACACTTAGCTTCACTTGGTCCTCAAGGTCTGAGAAAGCTTGGAGAGATAATCCTCAAAAACACTGCATACTTCAAGAAGAGAATAAGCGAAGTTGCTGAGTTGCCTTTTGATGGAATTAACTTCAAAGATGTTCTTGTGCAATTTGAGGTGCCTTATGATGTGATTCACGAGCGCTTATTAGAAAAGAACATTCATGGCGGTTATTACGTCAAGCCACACTTCCCAGAGCTTGGCGAGAGTGCATTATTTGCAGTGACTGAAACAACAAGAAAGGAATGGATTGAGAAGCTTATAGTTGCGTTGAAAGAAATAATAGCCGAGGCCGAGCTGTGA
- a CDS encoding DNA-directed RNA polymerase subunit H yields MAAKKEFNIFDHELVPEHRVLSEEEKEELLKKYRIKISQLPQIKAKDPAVVALGAKPGDIIEIKRKSPTAGVYYYYRIVVED; encoded by the coding sequence GTGGCGGCGAAAAAGGAGTTTAATATATTTGATCATGAATTAGTTCCTGAACACAGAGTATTAAGCGAAGAAGAAAAGGAGGAACTGCTTAAAAAATACAGGATAAAGATTTCCCAGTTACCCCAGATAAAGGCTAAAGATCCGGCTGTTGTGGCATTAGGAGCAAAGCCGGGAGATATAATTGAAATCAAGAGAAAAAGTCCAACTGCAGGTGTTTACTATTACTACAGGATTGTTGTTGAGGATTGA
- a CDS encoding HEPN domain-containing protein, with translation MSISEEIKLHIKLAEEELAPANALLELGYYRDAISRAYYSMFHAAKALLLTKGINPKKHSGVVKMFGLHFVTEGFVEETYAKAFNRAFALRSRADYDIYYSPANEEAREIVESAEAFLERVKSALEMISDEEKALEAFLEELKGKFGDRIEEIIIFGSYVRGDYDEESDIDVMIVGNVSFDEIINISTKVLLKYGELISPIIISPEEFRRRNDSFIKTVKREGIKV, from the coding sequence AGCGAGGAGATTAAGCTCCATATTAAGCTTGCCGAGGAAGAGCTTGCCCCAGCCAATGCGCTGCTTGAGCTTGGATATTATAGAGATGCCATAAGCAGGGCATATTATTCCATGTTCCATGCGGCGAAAGCTCTCCTTCTAACAAAAGGCATCAATCCAAAAAAGCATTCTGGAGTTGTCAAGATGTTTGGGTTGCATTTTGTAACGGAAGGGTTTGTTGAGGAAACATATGCCAAGGCTTTTAACCGTGCATTTGCCTTGAGGTCGAGGGCTGACTATGACATCTACTATTCCCCAGCAAATGAAGAAGCCAGAGAAATCGTTGAGAGTGCCGAGGCATTTTTGGAAAGGGTTAAAAGTGCATTGGAGATGATCAGCGATGAAGAAAAAGCTCTTGAAGCCTTTTTAGAAGAACTGAAGGGTAAGTTTGGGGATAGAATTGAGGAAATTATTATTTTTGGTTCCTATGTAAGAGGAGACTATGACGAGGAAAGCGACATTGATGTCATGATAGTTGGCAATGTATCGTTTGATGAAATTATAAATATCTCAACAAAAGTGCTCCTTAAGTATGGTGAGCTCATAAGCCCGATAATTATCAGTCCCGAAGAATTTAGAAGAAGAAATGATTCCTTTATAAAAACTGTTAAGAGGGAAGGAATAAAGGTTTAG
- a CDS encoding DUF1667 domain-containing protein yields MTVYKFTCIICPLSCDIEVKVENGEIKEIKGYTCPRGKEWAIEEIKNPKRVVMSVIKVKNGNMPTVSVKTTKPIPKTKIPELMKLLAEIEVEAPIKVGQIILENPLGLDTKIVATREVERA; encoded by the coding sequence ATGACCGTCTATAAGTTTACGTGCATCATCTGCCCGCTTAGCTGTGATATTGAAGTGAAGGTAGAGAACGGGGAGATTAAGGAAATCAAAGGTTACACATGCCCAAGGGGGAAAGAATGGGCTATCGAGGAGATTAAAAATCCCAAACGTGTAGTTATGAGCGTAATTAAAGTCAAGAACGGCAATATGCCAACGGTTTCTGTCAAAACCACCAAGCCAATTCCGAAAACAAAGATTCCAGAACTCATGAAGCTTTTGGCAGAGATTGAAGTTGAAGCACCGATAAAAGTTGGACAGATAATTCTTGAAAATCCTCTCGGCTTGGATACAAAGATAGTTGCGACAAGAGAGGTTGAGAGGGCTTAG
- a CDS encoding NAD(P)/FAD-dependent oxidoreductase has protein sequence MNSTMLQYDVVVIGGGPAGLAAAVKAKEYGLNVLLLDENDYLGGILPQCIHPGFGIHYFREELTGPEFSHRFVQRVKDLKIDYFVKARVLEIKNYSDLEKVVVFTSPKGVFEVWTKAIIYATGARERHAFEIGIVGDRVAGIYTAGEAQTLMDIYGVMPGKEVVIVGSGDVGLIMARRFALEGAKVKAVIELMPYPGGLARNVMILRDFNIPLYLSHKVVEVRGKKRVEKVKIMKVDENLREIPGTEFWIDCDTVVISAGLIPQVKLLTEIGVEIDPTTGGPVVNDLLETTVPGIFVAGNSLLINDLVDYVAEQGELAAYGAKLFIENRGIPAEKWIKLEKGNNVRLAVPHYLSGKRDVYIYARVRKPMENVVLNFPEIDKKIRLPVVRPAEMLRIRLRKEEIAKAKDKITMEVVQQ, from the coding sequence ATGAATTCAACCATGCTCCAGTATGATGTTGTCGTTATCGGTGGTGGTCCAGCGGGTTTAGCTGCTGCTGTTAAAGCTAAAGAGTATGGATTAAATGTCCTTCTCCTCGATGAGAACGATTATCTGGGCGGAATTTTGCCCCAGTGCATTCATCCAGGCTTTGGGATTCACTATTTCAGGGAAGAGCTTACTGGACCGGAGTTCTCTCACAGATTCGTGCAGAGGGTTAAAGATCTTAAGATTGACTACTTTGTGAAGGCAAGAGTTCTTGAGATTAAGAACTATTCCGACTTGGAAAAGGTCGTTGTATTTACATCTCCTAAGGGTGTTTTTGAGGTGTGGACTAAGGCAATCATCTATGCCACTGGAGCAAGAGAGAGGCATGCATTTGAGATTGGCATTGTTGGGGATAGAGTGGCCGGGATTTACACAGCTGGAGAAGCTCAGACGCTCATGGACATTTACGGTGTCATGCCGGGAAAAGAAGTTGTGATAGTTGGCTCTGGAGATGTTGGCTTGATAATGGCTCGCCGCTTTGCACTTGAAGGAGCAAAAGTCAAGGCAGTGATTGAGCTGATGCCCTATCCTGGGGGTTTGGCGAGAAATGTGATGATTCTGAGGGATTTCAACATTCCACTATACTTGAGCCATAAAGTTGTTGAGGTCAGAGGGAAGAAGAGGGTTGAGAAGGTTAAAATCATGAAAGTTGATGAAAACCTAAGGGAAATTCCAGGAACTGAGTTCTGGATTGATTGTGACACTGTTGTGATTTCAGCTGGTTTGATTCCACAAGTGAAGCTCTTAACAGAGATAGGTGTTGAAATAGACCCAACCACTGGAGGTCCTGTGGTCAATGATCTCTTAGAAACCACAGTTCCTGGAATATTTGTCGCTGGAAATTCCCTGCTCATAAATGACCTGGTGGATTATGTCGCTGAGCAAGGTGAATTAGCTGCCTATGGAGCAAAGCTGTTCATTGAAAACAGGGGAATTCCAGCTGAAAAGTGGATAAAACTTGAAAAAGGCAACAACGTCCGCTTAGCTGTTCCTCATTACTTAAGCGGCAAGAGAGATGTTTACATTTATGCAAGAGTTAGAAAGCCAATGGAGAATGTTGTACTTAACTTTCCAGAGATTGACAAAAAGATAAGGCTGCCTGTTGTGAGACCCGCAGAGATGCTCAGAATTAGGCTCAGGAAAGAGGAGATAGCGAAAGCTAAAGACAAGATTACAATGGAGGTGGTTCAGCAATGA